The Planctomicrobium piriforme genome includes a window with the following:
- a CDS encoding peptidase MA family metallohydrolase, translating into MRNGLTTTAALVLACLLFAPELIADDSLKSTIIRRSFQRGEWSIAETERFQVWTKSSLSEAAAIAQQCERLRSELPNRVAVLNEKGESPAWLAPCTVVVHPSQSDYIRHFPQESKAAVGCSTVTTDNGRVIFRRIDLRADASSWRENALPHELTHVLLADLFIEHPLPAWLNEGLAMLAEDDALRSRRHAVLLRALSDNQLPTLKTLLTLHPASRQVNSDVAYAASHSLVCYLADRHGTEKLVEFAEHLAARDCDQALRTVYGETDGIAGLEQAWRGQLQNQQFVTDTISNHDAFLASVRTSRLNRDLIKN; encoded by the coding sequence ATGAGAAACGGACTGACTACCACGGCTGCTCTCGTGCTCGCTTGCCTCTTATTTGCACCTGAACTCATTGCTGATGACAGCCTGAAATCCACAATCATCCGCCGCAGTTTTCAGCGCGGCGAATGGTCGATCGCCGAAACAGAACGCTTTCAAGTCTGGACCAAATCGTCGCTCAGCGAGGCCGCAGCCATTGCACAACAGTGCGAACGGCTGCGAAGTGAACTTCCCAATCGGGTTGCCGTGCTGAATGAGAAAGGGGAATCGCCAGCCTGGCTGGCTCCTTGCACAGTGGTGGTGCACCCTTCTCAGAGCGACTACATCCGCCACTTCCCGCAGGAAAGCAAAGCTGCCGTCGGATGTTCGACGGTCACGACGGACAACGGTCGAGTCATCTTCCGACGCATCGACCTCCGCGCAGACGCGTCAAGCTGGCGGGAGAACGCCTTGCCGCACGAGCTGACGCATGTGCTGTTGGCAGATCTTTTCATCGAACACCCATTGCCAGCCTGGCTCAACGAAGGTCTGGCGATGCTGGCGGAAGACGATGCCCTGAGAAGCCGTCGGCACGCCGTCTTGCTGCGAGCGCTTTCAGACAATCAACTGCCAACTCTCAAGACTCTGTTGACCCTGCACCCGGCGTCGCGTCAGGTGAATTCCGACGTCGCCTATGCCGCGAGCCATTCTCTCGTCTGCTACCTCGCCGATCGGCATGGAACTGAGAAGCTGGTCGAGTTTGCAGAACATCTGGCAGCGCGGGATTGCGATCAGGCCTTACGAACTGTGTACGGTGAGACCGACGGGATCGCCGGACTGGAACAGGCCTGGCGTGGGCAACTGCAGAACCAGCAGTTCGTCACAGACACGATTTCGAATCATGACGCGTTTCTGGCGTCTGTGCGCACTTCCAGATTGAATCGGGATCTCATCAAAAACTAA
- a CDS encoding carbonic anhydrase encodes MQKLLTGIHQFQEHVFASQQKFFERLADGQHPLALFITCSDSRISPNLLTQTKPGELFILRVAGNIIPPYGAVHGGEAATIEYAVSVLKVKDIIICGHSQCGAMGAILDGADLDKLPAVKSYLQHAESTKRIVTENYPHITDPAAKLSLTIEENVLVQLENLRTHPSVAAATGRGEVKLHGWVYQLHTGKVFAYSAASGQFMPLEDLSFPVEHDTTRELLAI; translated from the coding sequence GTGCAAAAACTTCTCACCGGTATTCACCAGTTTCAGGAACATGTCTTCGCCTCCCAGCAGAAGTTCTTCGAACGACTTGCCGACGGACAGCACCCGCTGGCACTGTTCATCACTTGCTCCGACTCGCGCATCAGTCCCAACCTGCTGACGCAGACCAAACCGGGTGAACTGTTCATTCTGCGAGTCGCGGGCAACATCATTCCCCCCTATGGAGCGGTTCACGGAGGGGAAGCGGCGACGATTGAATACGCCGTGTCAGTCCTCAAGGTGAAGGACATCATCATCTGCGGACATTCCCAGTGCGGGGCGATGGGCGCAATCCTCGACGGCGCGGATCTCGATAAGCTGCCTGCCGTGAAGTCGTACCTGCAACATGCCGAGTCGACCAAGCGGATCGTGACGGAAAACTATCCGCATATCACCGATCCTGCTGCCAAGCTGTCGCTGACCATTGAAGAAAATGTCCTTGTGCAGCTCGAAAACTTGCGGACGCATCCGTCGGTGGCCGCGGCCACCGGTCGCGGCGAAGTGAAGCTGCACGGCTGGGTGTACCAGTTGCACACCGGCAAAGTGTTCGCCTATTCCGCTGCCAGCGGACAGTTCATGCCGCTGGAAGACCTTTCGTTTCCGGTGGAACATGACACCACCCGGGAACTGCTGGCGATTTGA
- a CDS encoding SulP family inorganic anion transporter, which translates to MQQVRFSADTFRQEFLASIVVFLVALPLCMGIAIASGVPASAGLISGVIGGLVVGTLAGCPLQVSGPAAGLATVIYEAVRNHGLEQLGLMVFVAGVFQLIAAVLGLGQLFRAVSPAVIKGMLAGIGVLIFASQFHVMLDDVPKGSGLQDLVTIPQAIQKAATLPQIPAGDTRQEMRAIVQELGELHRQQINLNEQVAEIVPHHQNRPPADEHMLEEFIPKQTAIQEQLGQVLVRSKALFADQPDKLERFQQLSNSARQTQEVAVDDLQRNQWAYIVPAQTEAAASLSAVQGAFKNHEFAAGIGVLTILTLVFWKSLPWKRLQIVPAPLAAIIVATGAAALWQLPILYVEVPSSLFEEIHYLNWSVITGAEWGAVLSAGAVIAALASAQTLLTATALDQLHHGERTRYNKELMAQGVGNCLCGFIGALPVAGVIVRSTANLEAGGKTRMSTILHGLWMLVFIVALGSLLRMIPTSALAAILVYTGYKLVDWRAAKEFSKYGYGELFVFLATIVVVVSVDLLIGVMTGFALAMARLAYRISRLRVIVEPPKGDHTTVRLEGAATFLKLPKLARSLEKIPNGGHVDLNINRLSYIDQASFEHLIAWSQQYEMEHGTVTADWNALDRWAHLGRRSEETEQPLSKAS; encoded by the coding sequence ATGCAACAGGTCCGTTTTTCCGCTGACACGTTTCGCCAGGAGTTCCTGGCCTCAATTGTGGTCTTTCTCGTCGCGCTCCCGCTCTGCATGGGAATTGCGATCGCCTCGGGGGTTCCCGCGAGCGCCGGTTTGATTTCAGGCGTCATCGGCGGACTGGTGGTCGGCACTTTGGCCGGCTGCCCGTTACAGGTAAGCGGTCCGGCGGCAGGCCTGGCCACGGTGATTTACGAAGCCGTCCGGAATCACGGACTGGAACAACTCGGCCTGATGGTGTTCGTCGCCGGCGTGTTTCAGCTCATTGCGGCGGTGCTCGGACTCGGGCAACTCTTCCGCGCGGTTTCACCCGCAGTCATTAAGGGGATGCTGGCAGGCATCGGAGTGTTAATCTTCGCCAGTCAGTTCCACGTCATGCTCGACGATGTTCCCAAGGGGAGCGGGCTGCAAGACCTGGTGACAATTCCCCAGGCCATTCAAAAAGCCGCCACGCTGCCGCAAATTCCCGCCGGCGATACGCGACAGGAAATGCGAGCGATTGTTCAGGAGCTGGGTGAACTCCACAGACAGCAGATCAATTTGAACGAACAAGTGGCCGAGATTGTGCCGCATCACCAGAATCGCCCGCCGGCCGATGAACACATGCTGGAAGAGTTCATCCCAAAGCAAACGGCCATCCAGGAACAATTGGGTCAGGTGCTGGTTCGCAGCAAAGCGCTGTTCGCTGACCAGCCTGACAAACTCGAACGCTTCCAGCAGTTGTCCAACTCGGCCCGGCAGACGCAAGAAGTTGCCGTGGATGACCTGCAACGCAATCAGTGGGCCTATATTGTGCCGGCCCAGACCGAAGCGGCCGCATCCCTGTCGGCGGTCCAGGGGGCCTTCAAAAATCATGAATTCGCTGCCGGGATCGGCGTCCTCACAATCCTGACGCTGGTCTTCTGGAAGTCGCTTCCATGGAAACGATTGCAGATTGTCCCGGCACCCCTCGCAGCCATTATCGTCGCCACGGGCGCGGCCGCGCTCTGGCAGCTTCCTATTCTGTATGTCGAAGTCCCGAGCTCGCTGTTCGAGGAAATTCATTATCTCAACTGGTCTGTCATCACCGGGGCCGAATGGGGCGCGGTACTGAGCGCTGGAGCTGTCATTGCTGCGCTCGCCAGCGCGCAAACTTTGCTCACGGCGACCGCACTCGATCAACTGCATCACGGCGAACGTACCCGTTACAACAAGGAACTGATGGCCCAGGGAGTCGGCAACTGTCTGTGTGGCTTCATCGGCGCCTTGCCCGTCGCCGGCGTGATTGTCCGCAGCACGGCAAATCTCGAAGCCGGCGGCAAAACCCGCATGTCCACCATTCTGCACGGCCTATGGATGCTGGTCTTCATCGTCGCGCTGGGATCGCTGCTGCGAATGATTCCGACTTCAGCCCTCGCCGCGATTCTGGTCTACACCGGCTACAAGCTCGTCGACTGGCGGGCAGCGAAGGAATTCAGCAAATACGGGTACGGCGAACTTTTCGTCTTCCTGGCCACGATTGTCGTCGTCGTCTCCGTCGATCTGCTGATCGGCGTAATGACTGGCTTCGCCCTCGCAATGGCGCGACTGGCCTACCGTATCTCGCGTCTACGGGTGATTGTGGAACCACCCAAGGGCGACCACACCACCGTGCGGCTCGAAGGAGCCGCCACGTTCCTCAAGCTCCCCAAGCTGGCGCGATCGCTTGAGAAAATCCCCAATGGCGGCCATGTCGACCTGAACATCAATCGACTCAGCTACATCGATCAGGCCAGCTTTGAACACTTGATCGCCTGGTCGCAGCAGTACGAGATGGAGCACGGCACCGTCACCGCCGACTGGAACGCGCTCGACCGCTGGGCTCACCTGGGTCGTCGATCAGAAGAGACCGAGCAACCGCTCTCTAAGGCTTCGTGA
- a CDS encoding alkaline phosphatase D family protein — MQFSPTKLSVTQYLTTPSAWDRRTFLKAAGIAASWPFLQQRPTYAADRQITLSDHPFQLGVASGDPSPDGVVLWTRLAPQPLEGGGMPPEDVPVQWVVASDSNLKNVVQRGTAVASKDWAHCVHVEVAGLEPDRVYWYQFIAAGEASPIGRTRTAPSPGKTLDRFRFAFASCQHYESGLFTAYDHMSRDDLNLVVHLGDYIYEGKGTPAKVRQHVGLETVTLDDYRNRHAQYKTDLHLQAAHAAFPWLVTWDDHEFDNNCAGDISEEKDVDPIKFLERRANAYKAYYEHMPLRRSALPAGPWMTLYRTVSFGPLVQFAVLDTRQYRTDQPCGDHNVAPCETVFDPNATVLGQQQDDWLRGQLSKSRAQWNVLAQQIMMGRVDRQPGEAVAWSMDQWAGYDAARKRLLQFLADQKVANPVVLTGDIHTNWVNDLKVDFDNLDSPTVATEFVGTSITSGGDGAETRKDTAGVLTDNPFVKFYNAERGYVRCEVDSKHWRSEYQVTPTVTKPDSPLVTRATFEIESGRPGAERV; from the coding sequence ATGCAGTTCAGCCCAACCAAGCTGTCCGTTACTCAATATCTGACGACCCCCTCGGCCTGGGATCGACGGACCTTTCTCAAGGCGGCAGGCATCGCCGCCAGTTGGCCGTTCCTGCAGCAACGCCCGACTTACGCTGCGGATCGTCAGATCACGCTATCGGACCATCCCTTTCAACTCGGCGTGGCTTCCGGCGATCCCAGCCCAGATGGCGTCGTCCTCTGGACGCGACTGGCTCCCCAACCGCTCGAAGGGGGCGGCATGCCGCCGGAAGATGTCCCGGTGCAATGGGTCGTTGCCAGTGACTCGAACCTGAAGAACGTCGTGCAGCGCGGCACGGCTGTCGCCTCGAAAGACTGGGCGCATTGCGTGCACGTCGAAGTTGCCGGACTCGAGCCTGACCGCGTCTACTGGTATCAGTTCATCGCGGCCGGAGAAGCCAGCCCGATTGGCCGGACCAGAACCGCTCCCTCGCCCGGCAAAACACTCGATCGCTTCCGCTTCGCCTTTGCCTCGTGTCAGCACTACGAATCCGGCCTCTTCACCGCTTACGACCATATGTCGCGCGATGACTTGAATCTCGTCGTCCACCTGGGGGATTACATCTACGAAGGGAAGGGGACTCCTGCCAAGGTGCGGCAACACGTGGGCCTGGAAACCGTCACGCTCGACGACTACCGGAACCGTCACGCCCAGTACAAAACCGATCTGCACCTTCAGGCGGCGCATGCAGCGTTCCCGTGGCTCGTCACCTGGGATGACCATGAATTCGACAACAACTGCGCAGGCGATATCTCGGAAGAGAAAGACGTCGATCCAATCAAGTTTCTCGAACGTCGCGCGAACGCTTATAAGGCCTACTACGAGCACATGCCCTTGCGACGTTCCGCGTTGCCAGCCGGACCCTGGATGACGCTGTACCGGACTGTCAGCTTCGGACCGCTGGTGCAGTTTGCGGTCCTCGATACCCGTCAGTATCGCACTGACCAACCCTGCGGCGATCACAACGTCGCTCCGTGCGAGACCGTATTTGACCCCAATGCGACGGTCCTCGGTCAACAGCAGGATGACTGGCTCCGCGGGCAGCTCTCCAAGAGCCGCGCCCAGTGGAACGTCCTGGCCCAGCAGATCATGATGGGCCGCGTCGACCGCCAACCCGGCGAAGCAGTCGCCTGGAGCATGGACCAATGGGCCGGCTACGATGCCGCCCGGAAACGGCTGCTGCAGTTCCTGGCAGACCAGAAGGTCGCCAACCCCGTTGTCCTCACCGGCGACATCCACACCAACTGGGTGAACGACCTGAAAGTCGACTTTGACAACCTCGACTCGCCGACCGTGGCCACTGAATTCGTCGGCACGTCGATCACTTCCGGTGGAGACGGTGCGGAAACCCGAAAAGACACCGCCGGCGTTTTGACCGACAACCCGTTCGTGAAGTTCTACAATGCCGAACGGGGCTACGTCCGCTGCGAAGTCGATTCAAAACACTGGCGGTCCGAATATCAGGTGACCCCGACTGTCACCAAGCCAGACTCTCCCCTCGTCACCCGAGCCACATTCGAAATCGAAAGCGGCCGCCCGGGAGCGGAACGAGTGTGA
- the lysA gene encoding diaminopimelate decarboxylase yields the protein MVGLSACLCYPPGVVSRHQPPARLLAPAEFSVPKTDSLHPMNQFEYRDGELYCENVRIADLVKQHGTPLWVYSQSKLLQEYQAIRDAFAAVKPVICYSVKANSNLSLLKLLNEAGSSFDVVSGGELFRVKEAGADTTRVVFAGVGKTNAEIEQALLNNILMFNVESEAELESIARVAAKLKRVAPLALRLNPDIDAKTHAKTTTGKKGNKFGMDIEKHNALAAKVLADPNLELRGIHMHLGSPINTTDPYEQAAKKALDVVTELRRQGHQTNWINLGGGFGLNYRGTEAPPASAYADVIIPYIQKAECRLALEPGRSIVGNAAVLISQVIYTKREGGKLFIIQDAAMNDLVRPAMYDSFHSIWPVAPSVPVPKDFEAEVPGCEPADVVGPICESGDYLAKQRWLPAVKTGDLMCTYSAGAYGTAMSSNYNSRPRGAEILVNGSTSRIIRRRETYEDLIAAEKV from the coding sequence ATGGTAGGACTGTCCGCCTGCCTGTGTTATCCTCCCGGCGTGGTCAGCCGCCACCAGCCGCCAGCGAGATTGCTGGCCCCGGCTGAATTTTCCGTCCCCAAGACCGATTCACTGCATCCCATGAACCAGTTTGAATATCGCGACGGCGAACTTTATTGCGAAAACGTGCGAATTGCCGACCTCGTGAAGCAGCACGGCACGCCGTTGTGGGTTTATTCCCAGTCCAAACTGCTGCAGGAATACCAGGCGATCCGCGATGCATTCGCCGCCGTAAAACCGGTGATCTGCTATTCGGTGAAGGCGAACTCGAATCTCAGCCTGCTGAAGCTTCTGAACGAAGCCGGCAGCAGCTTCGACGTCGTCAGCGGCGGCGAACTGTTTCGCGTGAAGGAAGCCGGAGCGGATACGACCCGCGTGGTCTTCGCCGGCGTAGGAAAAACCAACGCCGAAATCGAACAGGCGTTGCTCAATAACATTTTGATGTTCAACGTCGAGAGCGAAGCCGAGCTGGAGTCGATCGCCCGCGTCGCCGCGAAGCTGAAGCGAGTCGCCCCGCTGGCCCTGCGTTTGAACCCCGACATCGATGCCAAAACCCATGCCAAGACGACGACCGGCAAGAAGGGGAACAAGTTCGGCATGGATATCGAGAAGCACAACGCGCTCGCCGCGAAAGTGCTCGCCGACCCGAACCTCGAACTGCGGGGCATCCACATGCATCTCGGCTCTCCGATCAACACGACCGATCCGTACGAACAGGCGGCGAAGAAAGCCCTCGATGTCGTCACGGAACTGCGTCGACAGGGACACCAGACCAACTGGATCAATCTGGGAGGTGGCTTCGGGCTCAATTACCGCGGCACGGAAGCGCCCCCGGCATCGGCCTATGCGGACGTCATCATTCCCTACATCCAGAAAGCGGAATGCCGTTTGGCTCTTGAGCCGGGACGGTCGATTGTCGGGAACGCGGCGGTCCTGATCAGTCAGGTCATCTACACCAAGCGCGAAGGGGGCAAGCTGTTCATCATTCAGGATGCGGCGATGAACGACCTGGTCCGACCGGCCATGTACGATTCGTTCCACAGCATCTGGCCGGTCGCCCCTTCCGTTCCGGTTCCCAAGGACTTCGAAGCCGAGGTTCCCGGCTGCGAACCGGCCGACGTGGTCGGCCCCATCTGCGAGTCGGGCGACTATCTTGCCAAGCAGCGCTGGCTGCCGGCGGTGAAGACCGGCGATCTCATGTGCACCTACAGCGCCGGCGCGTACGGCACGGCGATGAGCAGCAACTACAACTCGCGCCCCCGCGGCGCGGAGATCCTGGTGAACGGCTCCACCAGCCGCATCATCCGCCGCCGGGAAACCTACGAAGATCTGATCGCGGCGGAGAAAGTCTGA
- a CDS encoding SpoIIE family protein phosphatase, with protein MAILQVISGAAEGTQFPLMADRTILGRHPNCQVVLQSGVVSRHHAQVLESHGTFYIEDLRSRNGTFVNDRKIEGRTELQDGDELRLCDILLQFVLYPSTSYPVAAAEEQRVNLEAETMESLKSGVLDQSQIFAVVGEDAPSFESSTSIRKLSGDSTQKSTIDPSVKLKAILEFTQALGRDLQIESVLPKMLGTLFNIFPQAEQGFVLLKDAETGKLKVKASRTRGGGEAETVAVSMTVVRHALQTLESILSRNISDDSRFKRSTALSRMRITSIMCVPMVNQDEEGIGVIQIVTRDDARAFSEEDLDLLASLATQATMAVENARLHEEHVLRRELERDLEFATQVQLGFLPKSRPNVPDYSFGDYYEAALSVGGDYFDYISLPDGRVAMAIGDVAGKGMPAALLMARLYSSTRYQLLTKKTVEEAVSGLNEEIGSSGLGHRFITFLLMLINPLENTLTIVNAGHPAPLLRKRDGQVAQLARETSSLPLGIMPELTYQSATVTIAPGDTIIAYTDGVTEAMSDERDIYGADRLTKLLSRTNGPIGELISRVVEDVEGFMGDATSRDDTCIIGVHRSES; from the coding sequence TTGGCAATTCTGCAGGTCATCAGCGGCGCCGCTGAAGGAACACAATTTCCGCTGATGGCCGACCGCACCATTCTCGGACGGCATCCCAACTGCCAGGTGGTACTGCAGAGCGGCGTCGTCAGCCGGCATCATGCCCAGGTGCTGGAAAGCCACGGCACGTTCTATATCGAAGATCTCCGCAGCCGGAACGGCACCTTCGTCAACGACCGTAAAATCGAAGGCCGCACCGAACTTCAGGACGGCGACGAGCTCCGCCTGTGCGACATCCTGCTGCAATTTGTCCTCTATCCATCGACCTCCTATCCAGTCGCCGCCGCTGAAGAACAACGAGTCAATCTCGAAGCGGAAACGATGGAGTCGCTGAAGTCGGGCGTACTCGATCAAAGCCAGATTTTCGCCGTCGTGGGGGAAGATGCGCCGAGCTTCGAGAGTTCGACCTCGATCCGCAAACTCAGCGGCGACAGCACGCAGAAATCGACCATCGATCCCAGCGTCAAACTCAAGGCGATTCTCGAATTCACGCAGGCTCTGGGCCGCGACCTGCAGATTGAGTCCGTGCTCCCCAAGATGCTGGGAACGCTGTTCAACATCTTCCCGCAGGCCGAGCAGGGATTCGTGCTGCTGAAAGACGCCGAGACCGGCAAGCTCAAGGTCAAAGCCAGCCGCACCCGCGGGGGAGGCGAGGCGGAAACCGTCGCGGTGAGCATGACCGTCGTCCGGCACGCCCTGCAGACTCTCGAATCGATCCTCAGCCGCAACATCTCCGACGACTCCCGCTTTAAGCGGAGTACTGCCCTGTCGCGCATGCGGATCACTTCGATCATGTGCGTCCCGATGGTCAATCAGGACGAAGAAGGGATCGGGGTGATTCAGATCGTCACCCGAGACGATGCCCGGGCCTTCTCCGAAGAAGATCTCGACCTGCTCGCCAGCCTCGCAACGCAGGCGACGATGGCGGTCGAAAATGCACGACTGCACGAAGAACATGTGTTGCGACGGGAACTGGAACGCGATCTCGAGTTCGCCACGCAGGTGCAGCTTGGGTTTCTTCCCAAGTCTCGCCCGAATGTGCCCGACTATTCGTTCGGAGACTATTACGAAGCCGCCCTCAGCGTGGGGGGAGACTACTTCGACTACATCTCGTTGCCCGACGGCAGGGTGGCGATGGCGATTGGCGACGTGGCAGGCAAGGGGATGCCCGCTGCCCTGCTAATGGCACGGCTGTATTCATCCACGCGTTACCAGTTGTTGACCAAGAAAACCGTCGAAGAAGCGGTATCCGGCTTGAACGAGGAGATCGGATCGAGCGGGCTCGGGCATCGCTTCATCACATTCCTGTTGATGCTCATCAATCCGCTGGAAAACACGCTGACGATCGTCAATGCCGGGCATCCGGCCCCGTTGCTCAGAAAACGGGATGGGCAGGTGGCTCAACTCGCCCGGGAAACATCGAGCCTTCCGCTGGGAATCATGCCGGAACTGACTTACCAGTCGGCCACGGTGACCATCGCTCCCGGTGACACCATCATCGCTTATACCGATGGCGTGACCGAAGCCATGAGTGACGAACGCGACATCTACGGGGCCGACCGGCTCACAAAACTTCTCAGCCGCACCAACGGCCCCATCGGCGAACTGATCAGCCGGGTGGTCGAAGACGTCGAAGGCTTCATGGGGGACGCCACGTCGCGCGACGACACCTGCATCATCGGCGTTCACAGGTCGGAGTCATGA
- a CDS encoding ATP-dependent DNA helicase, which yields MIPSVSDVFAPEGFIARRLPHYEIRPEQADMADAVARAIENQKHLVVEAGTGVGKSFAYLVPCILAAAQRQEKENKTRRIVISTHTISLQEQLISRDIPFLNSILPVEFSAVLVKGRGNYLSLRRLQTALDKGASLFENEDQRQLLSIRNWANDSYDGSLAELNFSPQQSVWDEVRSEHGNCLGKKCPTYKDCFYYRARRRVWNTDVLIVNHALFFADLALRREGASVLPDYDVAVFDEAHTLEDVAASHLGMTISNGQFNYLFNKLYNDRGNKGLLIQHNLIDEQRLVAHLRITSEMLFDELDQWREQSNSKNGRVRKPLEIENSVSSDIHDLSLRIRTYAADLKDEGQQIELSANADRLDVLGTSLISWIKQRHDDSVYWVETGNSGRARNVKLMSSPVDVGTTLRDELFNQVPTVILTSATLAVGQSDFSFFRQRIGLSKATELQLGSPFDYQRQATLVLPDRMPDPGDTPAEYEAAVIKRIQQHVRDTSGGVFVLFTSYRMLQNCSRRLTSWFAAQNRLLLCQGEGQQRNALLERFRKDGEAVLFGTETFWQGVDVPGDALKNVIITKLPFSVPDHPLLEARVERIRERGGNPFTEYQVPEAAIKLRQGFGRLIRSATDTGQVVILDPRVRTKPYGRIFLASLPDCRRVVSPME from the coding sequence ATGATTCCGTCCGTATCCGATGTTTTCGCTCCCGAGGGCTTCATCGCCCGGCGGCTGCCGCACTACGAAATCCGTCCCGAACAGGCCGACATGGCCGACGCGGTTGCACGGGCGATCGAAAATCAGAAGCATCTGGTCGTCGAAGCCGGGACCGGAGTCGGAAAGAGTTTTGCCTATCTGGTTCCCTGCATTCTCGCAGCGGCGCAGCGTCAGGAAAAAGAAAACAAAACCCGGCGGATCGTCATCAGCACGCATACGATCAGCCTGCAGGAGCAGTTGATCTCCCGCGATATTCCGTTCCTGAATTCCATCCTGCCGGTTGAGTTTTCGGCGGTGCTGGTGAAAGGCCGCGGAAACTATTTGAGTCTGCGGCGACTGCAGACGGCGCTCGACAAGGGGGCATCCCTGTTCGAGAACGAGGACCAGCGGCAACTGCTCTCGATCCGCAACTGGGCCAACGATTCTTATGACGGCAGTCTCGCTGAACTCAACTTCTCTCCTCAGCAATCGGTCTGGGATGAAGTCCGCAGCGAGCACGGCAACTGCCTGGGGAAGAAATGTCCGACATATAAAGACTGCTTCTATTATCGGGCTCGTCGTCGGGTGTGGAATACCGACGTGCTGATCGTCAATCACGCTCTCTTCTTTGCCGACCTGGCTTTGCGTCGGGAAGGGGCAAGCGTTTTGCCCGACTATGACGTCGCCGTTTTCGACGAAGCACACACGCTCGAAGACGTCGCCGCCTCGCATCTGGGCATGACGATTTCCAACGGGCAATTCAATTACCTGTTCAACAAGCTCTACAACGACCGCGGCAACAAGGGCCTGTTGATTCAGCACAATCTGATCGACGAGCAACGGCTCGTCGCGCATCTCAGAATCACCAGCGAGATGCTGTTCGACGAACTCGACCAATGGCGGGAACAGTCAAACAGCAAGAACGGCCGGGTCCGCAAGCCGCTGGAGATCGAGAACTCGGTCAGCTCGGACATTCATGACCTGTCGCTGCGTATTCGCACCTATGCCGCTGACCTCAAAGACGAAGGGCAACAGATCGAACTGAGCGCCAACGCCGACCGGCTCGACGTGCTGGGAACGTCGCTCATCAGTTGGATCAAGCAACGTCACGACGACTCCGTGTACTGGGTCGAAACCGGCAACAGCGGACGCGCCCGAAATGTGAAGCTGATGTCATCGCCAGTCGATGTTGGAACCACGTTGCGCGACGAACTGTTCAATCAGGTGCCGACGGTGATTCTCACCAGCGCCACCCTCGCCGTCGGGCAAAGCGACTTCAGCTTCTTCCGTCAGCGGATTGGTCTCTCCAAGGCGACCGAACTGCAACTGGGGTCGCCTTTCGATTACCAGCGGCAGGCCACCCTCGTTCTGCCGGACCGCATGCCTGACCCCGGCGATACTCCCGCTGAGTACGAAGCGGCAGTGATCAAACGGATCCAGCAACATGTCCGCGACACCAGCGGGGGGGTATTCGTCCTCTTCACCAGTTACCGGATGCTGCAGAACTGCTCCCGGCGGCTGACCTCCTGGTTCGCCGCACAAAACCGTTTGCTGCTCTGCCAGGGAGAAGGGCAGCAACGCAACGCGCTGCTCGAACGGTTTCGAAAGGACGGCGAAGCGGTGCTGTTCGGCACCGAAACCTTCTGGCAGGGGGTCGACGTGCCTGGCGATGCGCTGAAGAACGTCATCATCACCAAGCTCCCGTTCAGTGTGCCCGACCATCCCTTGCTCGAAGCCCGGGTGGAACGCATCCGCGAACGTGGCGGCAACCCGTTCACCGAATATCAGGTGCCTGAAGCGGCGATCAAGCTGCGGCAAGGCTTCGGCCGTCTGATTCGCTCGGCCACCGACACGGGGCAAGTGGTCATCCTCGACCCCCGTGTGCGGACCAAACCCTACGGCAGAATCTTCCTGGCCAGCCTGCCAGATTGCCGGCGAGTTGTGAGTCCGATGGAATAG